The window GAGTTACATAACCCGACTAACAGTAAGGCCCACATCGCCATCGCTCCGGTACTCAACATGGCTAAGGCCACCAGCAAGCAAGCACAAATTGCATTAAAGGCTAATACTTTGCCGGCCTTGATTTTTTGCATCACGGCCGCGCCAATAAAACGCCCAACCATAGCGCCACCAAAATAGTAGGCAATATAATGCGCAGCTTCGGCATGGGTGTAACCGCCAATATCGGGCTGAACTAAAAAGCTAATCAGAAAACTGCCAATAGCGACTTCGGCCCCCACATACACAAAAATCCCCACGCTACCGAGAACAAGATGCGGAAATTGCCATGCACTGCCCAGCACTTTAGCACTGCTCGCAGGCAGTTTTTTACCTAAAAAAGGCAGCTTTAACAGTATAAAAATCACCGCCAGCACAAATAAACTGGCCGCTAAAATCAAATAGGGAACTTGTACTGTGCTCGCTTGGGCCGCAGTGCTGACTACAAGGTCAGGAGCAGCCTCTCCTGTCATTTGATGTGAAGTCGATAAAATCAACCAACTACCAAAAAACGGGGCAACTGTGGTGCCAAAGGAATTAAACGCTTGGGTCAGAGTGAGTCTTGATGACGCGGTTTTTGCAGGTCCCAGCACGCTGACGTAGGGATTAGCCGCCACTTGCAGAATGGTAATGCCAGAGGCTAAAACAAAAAAAGCGCCTAGGAACATCCAATACGAAGCGAAACTCGCTGAAGGATAAAATAATAAGCAGCCTAAACACGCAATACCAAGCCCAGTGACTATGCCTTTTTGATAACCAATCTTACCCACAAGTGCACCCGCTGGGATTGAGACAATAAAGTAAGCCCCAAAAAAACAAAACTGCACCAACATGGCTTGGGCGTAATTCAGCTCAAACATGTTTTTTAAATAAGGTATTAAGATATCGTTAAGACAAGTAATGAATCCCCACATGAAAAACAACGATGTTAATGCCACTAAAGCGAACCTAAAGTTGCCACTCTGGTGCACACTCGTTGCTGCCTCACTCACCGAACTCGCCTCAGTTTCATTTGCAATAGCCATGTTTGCCCTATTCTCCCCAACCGATTATCTAGATAAAAACGTTTAATCTTCTTAGTCAAAATGGCGTGATTAATTTATCCAAATCACATATTGACCTTTTTATGATTAGTCACTAACCTCGATGTAAGCGCTTTCATTGTTAACATGTCGATAACCAAAGTCAATATTTTTAGTGACAGTCGGCAAGCATCTTTACTCTCTTTATCTTGAACTCTGTGTTTTAAATCACAGGCATGAATTCAAAAATATAATTAAGTGACTGAATATATGAAAATATCTTTACCAAAGAACTCGATACTCCAAAGCGAAGCGTTTACTTTTGGTGTGGCGACCGCTTCCTTTCAAATCGAAGGTGGCGTGGACTCTCGCCAAACCTGTATTTGGGATACCTTCTGTGCAACACCAGATAAGATCCGTGATGCCTCCAATGGCGATGTCGCCTGCAACCACCTGAATCTATGGCAAGAAGATATCGCCTTAATCGCGTCTCTCGGGGTTGATGCCTATCGTTTTTCCATCGCATGGGGACGGGTCTTAAATCAAGATGGCAGCATTAATCAGCAGGGAGTTAATTTCTACATTGGCATTCTAGACGAACTAAAACGTAGAAATATCAAAGCATTTGTCACGCTTTACCATTGGGATCTTCCTCAACATATTGAGGATCAAGGCGGCTGGTTAAACCGAGATACCGCTTACCTTTTCAAAGACTATGCTGACAAAATAAGCCAAGCCTTCGGCGACCGAGTGTATTCCTACGCCACTTTAAACGAACCCTTTTGCAGCTCATATTTAGGCTATGAGGCAGGCATTCACGCCCCTGGTTTAATGAAAAAAGCCTATGGCCGTCAATCGGCTCACCACCTATTGCTCGCCCACGGCTTAGCGATGCAAGTGCTGCAAAAGAACAGCCCTAACAGCATGAATGGCATAGTTCTTAACTTCACGCCTTGCTACGCATTAACCCAAAGTGCTGCCGATATTCAGGCCGCAAAACAAGCCGATGATTACTTTAACCAGTGGTATATCAAGCCCATTTTCGATGCGGCTTATCCAGACCTTCTCACAGCATTAGCGCCAGAAGACAGACCGGAAATTCACGACGGCGACCTTGAGCTTATCAGTCAACCAATTGATTTTTTAGGGGTTAACTTTTATACCCGCGCCGTATATCAGGCCGATGCAGAGCAAGGATTTGTGCAAGTTGATTTACCTGGGGTACCTAAAACCGACATAGGCTGGGAGATCCATCCACAGGCCTTTACCGATTTACTGGTTTCTTTAAATCAAACCTATGATTTACCGCCTATTTTCATCACAGAAAATGGTGCAGCCATGGACGATAAATGCATTGATGGGCGTGTCGATGACTTCGATAGGCTCAGCTATTACCAGCACCATTTAACCGCAGTAGACAATGCAATAGTACAAGGTGTTAACATTCAGGGTTACTTTGCCTGGAGCTTGATGGATAATTTTGAGTGGGCCGAAGGCTACTTAAAACGTTTTGGCATTGTCTATGTGGATTATGCAAGCCAAACCCGAACGATAAAGGCCAGTGGTCAAGCCTACAGCGACTTAATTCGCTCAAGGGCTCACTTAACTAATAACAATAATAAATAAGGCTAAAGCCATGATTAGCATAAAAGAAAAAATAGCCTATGGGCTTGGCGACACTGCCAGCAACATCGTTTTTCAAACCGTTATGCTGTTCCTTACCTTTTTTTACACCGACATTTTTGGTATTTCACCTGCCTTTGTCGGCACTATGTTTCTACTGGTACGGTTGATTGATGCCGTCACCGATCCTTTAATGGGTGCATTGGCTGACCGCACGAACACCCGTTGGGGTAAATTCAGACCCTATTTACTCTGGTTTGCCCTGCCCTTTGGGATTATCAGTGTATTGGCTTTTACGACCCCAGATTTATCTGAAGATGGGAAAATGATTTATGCCTTCGTGACTTACACAGCATTGATGATGGTATATACCGCCATTAATATTCCCTATTGCGCCTTAGGTGGAGTACTGACGGCCGATCCCAAAGAGCGGGTTTCGGTGCAATCCTATCGGTTTGTGTTCGCTATGCTCGGTGGCTTACTTGTCTCAGGACTCACCCTGCCTCTAGTCGAATTTCTCGGTAAAGGTGACCAAGCAAAAGGGTATCAGCTCACGATTCTCGCCATGAGTATCTTAGGCGTTGCCATGTTTTTGGCCTGCTTCTGGGGCACAAAAGAGCGCTTACATCCGCCCGTGGATCAAAATTCCAGCTTTAAACAAGACTTTACCTACCTATTACAGAATGACCAATGGCGAGTGTTATCCGCCGCTGCAGTTTGCCTATTATCCGGCATGGTATTGCGCACTAGCCTCGCCATTTACTACGTAAAATATTTTCTTAACCTGCCAGATATGATCACTCTTTTCATCACCTTAGGCATGGTGGGCAATATTTTTGGCTGTATTCTCGCAGAGCCATTAGCCAAGCGCGTTTGTAAGGTTAAAGCCTATATCGTGTTGCAAATTCTAGCCGCGACCCTGTGTGTACTGCACTTTTTTGTCCCTAAAGATCAAGTCGTTCTCGCCTTCACTCTTTATATTGTCTGGGGATTTACCTTCAATATGGCCACCCCATTACTCTGGGCGAAAATGGCAGATACAGTCGATTATGGTCAATACAAAACCGGCGTGCGTATCACAGGCATGATTTACTCCTCGGTGATTTTCTTTATCAAACTTGGCGTCGCGATTGGCGGTGCGGCGGCGGGATGGTTACTGGCAAGTTATGGCTATCAAGCCGATGCCGTTCAGAGTGAAACGACGCTCAATGGCATCTTAATTTCATTTACCCTTTATCCCGCTATCGGCTCAATTTTGGTCGCATTTATCATGCGTCGTTATACGCTAAATAACCAGAAAGTGGATGAAATCCATCTGGAATTAAATAGAGCCAGCTAATAAAAATATGCTAATCTTCAAGGCATTGTACTTTTCAGTACCTCTAATTTGAGATGATATGGCCACTATTTACGACGTTTCGGTACTTGCAGGCGTTTCACTTGCGACTGTGTCACGGGTGATGAATAAAAACACCAATGTCAGTGAGAAAACCAAACAAAAGGTATTAGACGCTATGGCTCAGTTGGACTATCGCCCCAATGCGATAGCCCAATCATTAGCGTCCAACTGCTCAAATAGTGTGGGCGTCCTAGTATCACAATTGGATGGCCCATTTTATGGGCCTATGATGACTGAAATTGAAGATGCCCTGCGTGATGCGGGTAAACACGTCATTATTGCCGCGGGTAAAAGCAATGAATCCCTAGAAAAGGATGCGGTGCAGTTTTTACTTGATCGCGGCTGTGATGCGTTGATTATCGACGTGGAAGCGGTTTCAGATGACTACCTTATCGATCTCTGTAAGCGCAGCACGCCAATCGTACTGATTAACCGCTATGTTGCCGCTATACGTGAGCGCTGTATTTATCTCGATAACGAGCTTGGCGGTTACCTCGCGACTCAGCATATGTTGTCGTTAGGGCATGAGCATATTGCTTATATATCAGGACCTTTATTCAAGCTAGACGCTAGGCAGCGCCTGATGGGCCATAAAAAAGCGCTCACTGAATCGGCCATTCCCTATGAAAGCGAGCTGTTCTACGAAGGGACGTTTAAAGAGTCGAGCGGTTGCGATGGCATGCGACATTTACTCAGCCTGCAACGGCCGTTTACTGCGGTGATTTGCGCCAATGACCAAATGGCATCGGGAGCGATTTCAACCTGCCTTGAACAAGGGCTTAATGTACCCGAAGATTTGTCCTTCATGGGTTATGATAACATCCCGTTTCCCCAATATATTTCCCCTAAGCTCACCTCAGTCAGTAACCCCATCCATGAAATGGGTAAAATGGCGGCGTTCTGGGTACTAAAACACGTTTACAATAAAACCGATGTGGAGATTGTTAGCCATTTTACGCCTTCATTATTTGTAAGAGATTCAGCAGTTAAGCTAGAGAAATAGCGAATAAGTGAAGGCAAGTACTGCTCTAGCCTGACCATGTTGAACTGCAAGAATGAGCACTGCATTGCGTTTTCTCGTTAGATTTTACGTGCACAAGTGAGCAAGTTTGACTCAAAAACGATGTGAAAAACGGTCTATAAACCCAAGTAAAACTCGCTCATAACCTACTTTTTAAAGGGCATTTAATGAGTGTTAAAAATGCTTTTCAGCATCTTTAAAACCCATATTTATCGCCTTTGAGCACCTATGTTCAGCCCCAACGAAAGCCTTAATAATTCCCCTTTTAGGCGTGAAAACCACTGCCGAAATGGTCAATCATCCCCGCTCGCGCAAAATATCCCTCAAATGTTGACATTCACCCTAGCGTAAAAACACCATTTCAAACGTCATCATGTGAATTCAGCCCCCCTTAATCACCAATTTCATCATAAATGTGTAACAAAATATAAAACTGGTTCTATTTTAAAACAATGAGTTAGAATATCATCTCAAACAAAAAACGCATTATATTGCAACAATAAAGTAACTTACCGTTGACTCTGTTGATAATTTAAACTAGCTTTATGTAAGCGCTTACATAAACCTTAACAAGAACAAAAAAATGTCTGTGTTGTACATGATTTGTTCAACCCACACCACAAATCAGAGAGTTGTAGCCTGAATATCTACTCAACGGGGAGATGTAGATGGAACTTAGAACATTTAGAAAAACCAGATTGGCCACTAGCCTTTCGCTAGTCTTAGGCGTGGGCTCTATCATGCCCGCCTATGCCACCGATACTGACAAAAAAGAAGAAAATATTGAAGTCATTCAAGTAACAGGGATCCGCGGTAGTTTAGTCCGTTCGATGGACGTAAAACGCGGCTCAGAAGGTATTGTTGATGCAATTAACGCCGAAGATATCGGTAAATTCCCCGACAGTAACTTAGCTGAATCGCTACAACGTATTTCTGGCGTATCTATCGACCGTCAAAACGGTGAAGGTAGCCGAGTGTCGGTTCGTGGTTTTGGTGCCGATCAAAACTTAGTGCTGTTAAACGGACGTCAAATGCCAGTCACCACTGGCTCTCGCTCATTCGACTTTGCCAACATAGCGTCAGAAGCCATCAGTGCGGTTGAAGTGGAGAAAACCGCTAAGGCGGAAAATCCAACGGGCGGTATTGGCGCAACGATCAATGTGCTCACCCATAGACCGCTAAGCTCGCCAGGCATGAAGGCCACTTTCGGTGCAAAGGCCGTTGATGACTCATCCACGGATAAAGGCTCTACCACACCAGAGCTTTCTGGCTTGTACTCAAATACCTTTGCCGATGATAAATTTGGGATTTCTATTTCAGGTAGCTATCAAGAAAGGGAAAGTGGTAATCAACAAGCCCAAGTCGGTACCGGTTGGCGCAGTTTTCCAGGTATTGTTGACCAAGATTACAGCGGCCCCAACGCAGAATGGGGCGGCGTTCCTAAAAACGACAATCAAGTCAATCGCCCTGGCGATGATGACGTGTATAGCGTGCCACAAACCACGATTTACCGTTTTGAAGAACAACAACGCAAACGCACCAACGGTCAATTAGTGCTGCAATACGAGCCGATTGATTCGCTGCGCGCAACGCTTGATTACACTTACATGCGTAACGACATCGATACTCAAACGCACGACGTCTCGGCATGGTTTAACTTTGTGCCGTCCCAAGAAAATATTTGGAGTGATGGCCCAGTTTCATCACCACTCGTTTATTCCGAAACCTACGATGCACCAGCCGACCTTTCAATGGCTGCTGGCGATTTCGGTACCCGCGACCAAAGTGGTTCACTGGGTTTTAACTTAGCTTGGGAAGCCAGTGATAATCTGACGTTAAACTTGGATTACCATAACTCCTACGCCGAACGTACGCCTAACAATGTCAATGGCAGTACGAGCAACCTCAGTACTGCCGCCTTTATTCGTACCAGTGCAGCGACCGATTTTAGCGGTGATGTCCCAGTACTCGCCGTTGGTGGTGGAAATGCGGTTCGCCCAGAAGATATGCGCGTGACTGGTTCAACCTTTACCAATGCCGTCAATCGCTCCGAAATTGAACAGCTGCAAATGTCGGGTAAATATGATTTAGCCGAAGCAGGCAGTATCGATTTTGGTATTGCGATGTCAGACGTGAATAACCACTCTCAACAGGTTGATATTCAACGTAACGACTGGGGTGGCGTTGGTGCAGCGGGCGATTTAGACGCAGCTTGGTTCCCAACCAGTTCAGTTATCGATAAATTCGATGGTTCAAAAGGTAATTTCGCAGGTTATAACGGTAATGCATCGACAGATCCGCTAAACACTATGTTCCTTTGGGACTTTGCGGCAGTTCGTGCCCGTGCAGCAGAACTCTATGCAACGAGCATAATGGGTGATTGTGGTAATGGCTTCTGCCCTTCTACCGATTACTCTAAGGGCACAGACCGTTTCACTGAAGAAAAATCTCAATCAGCCTATATCCAATACAACTTCGCCAGCGAAATTGCCAACATGCCCTATGACGTGCATTTTGGCTTACGCTACGAAAAAACAGATGTTGAATCGACTTCGGTTGTTTCCTCTTATGATACAGCTACTTGGATTGCAGAGTCTGAAATCGCGCTAACGAGTTCAGTGGATAATAATCGCGTTTACCAAACTCAAAAGGGTGATTACGATTACCTGCTACCCAGCTTCAACTTTAATATTGAAATGCTGGAAGATGTGTTTGTCCGTGCCGCCTTTAGCCAAACGATTGGTCGTCCTGATTACACCTCGATTCAAGGTGGCACCACAGTAGGAACGCTTGCCTATCGCAACGGTGGTAGCGGCTCGGCGGGTAATCCAAGTCTGTTACCACTCGAGTCAACGAACTATGACTTGTCGACAGAATGGTATTACAACGATGCCAGTTACGTCTCAATCGGTTATTTCCGTAAAGATGTGACTAACTTTATCAGCAGTAACCCTGAAAACTCAGACATCTACAACATTCCGGATCCAGCACACGGTAAATATGTTGATGAAGCCATTGCGGCAGGTGCCACCACTGCGATTCAACAACGCCAATGGATTTATGACAAATACGGTGCAACCGATCCAAATGTGAAGATCAATCCTGATAACGGCAATATCGAGATTACCGGTAACCCAGGTGATCCATCGTTAAACTTCCTCATTACTAACCCCACTAACAGTGATTTAAGTAATGTGATTGATGGTTGGGAGTTTTCTATCCAGCACTTCTTTGGTGAGTCAGGATTTGGTATCCAAGCCAACTACACTATGGTGGATGCGGGGGACAGCTATGATAACACTAACTTAGGTCGCCCTGGTGATGCGACCCAGAACGTGATTTTAGGGATCAGCGATACCGCAAACTTGGTCGGTATCTATGAAAACTATGGTTTCTCGGCCCGTATCGCCTATAACTGGCGTGATGAGTTCTTAAACTCAACAGGTCAGGATACTGGCTCTAACCCTAAATACACCGAAGCTTATTCGCAGGTGGACTTTAACATAGGCTACGACGTTGAAGCGGTTGAAGGTTTAACCATCTTCATCGAAGGCTTAAACATCACCAATGAAGCCACGCGTGTACACGGCCGTGCGACGGAACAAGTCCTTAACTACACCCAGACGGGTGCGCGTTACAGTATAGGCGCACGTTACACTTTCTAGTCGTACCGATTTAAGAGCAACAGATCTTTACCCTAAGGTCGTATGAGGTATGCCATAGATACCTCATTTTTATCAGGATGACAGCAGGCTACACGGACGTAGCCGCTCTTTTTAGTCAATATGAGTAAAATAAATACTGGAAATCGCAGTAAAACTATTCAATGCTAGCGCAATAGTTAACCGCGTTAGTGGTAACTAAAAACATAAAAGCCTTTATAAACAACAATAAAAGATTAGGCACTCGATATGCAACAAGCAACTCACACAGCCATTAATAACATTGTCATTGTCGGTGGCGGCACAGCCGGTTGGATAACCGCTGCCCTTTTGGCCGCCGAGCATAATGTCGATAAAGGCCAGCTTGCGCACTCGCCTAAACTCAATATCACATTAATAGAATCCCCCGATGTGGCCACTATCGGCGTCGGCGAAGGTACTTGGCCTTCGATGCGTAACACCTTAGATAAAATCGGCATCAGCGAAACCGAATTTATCCGCCAATGCGACGCGAGTTTCAAGCAAGGCTCACGCTTTATTCACTGGCAGCACGATGATACTGAACATACTAAACCATTCGGTTCTAACCAATATTTACACCCCTTTAGCCTGCCCCATGGCCATCAAGAGTTAGACTTGTGTCCCTTTTGGTTGCCTCACAGTGACAAGGTCAGTTTTGCTCAGGCGGTATCCAACCAAGATGCGCTGACTCAGTTAGGGCTAGCGCCTAAAACCATTGCGACGCCGGAATATCATTTTCAAAACAATTACGGCTATCACTTAGATGCGGGTAAATTTAGCCAGCTGTTAATGCAGCATTGCACCGAAAAACTGGGGATCAAGTACATTCGTGATCATGTCACTCAGGTTCACAGTCATGCCAATGGCGATATCGAAAGTCTTGCGACCAAAGAACATGGCGTGATCTTAGGCGATATGTTTATCGATTGTTCCGGCACTAAATCATTGCTGCTGGGCGAGCATTTTAACGTGCCCTTCCTCAGCCAAAAAGCTGTGCTGTTTAACGACAGCGCCTTAGCAATACAAGTCCCCTATACCGAAGAAAATAGACCTATCGCCTCATGCACACTCTCGACGGCGCAGCCCAATGGCTGGATCTGGGATATAGGTTTACCGACTCGCAAAGGCGTGGGTTATGTCTATTCATCAGCCCATTGTAGCGATGACGAGGCTGAACAAACCTTAAGAGCCTATTTAGCCAATGACACATCAACTAAGCCTCAATCGGCATCCAGCAACGCGCTTGATAGTCGTAAACAAGAATGCCGAAAGCTGAATATCAACCCCGGCTACCATGCAAAATGCTGGCAAAACAACTGTATTGCCATCGGCATGGCGGCAGGCTTTATTGAACCTTTAGAAGCATCAGCATTGGCTTTAGTGGAATGGACGGCGAATACCTTAGCCACGCAACTGCCAACGCATCGCGGCGTAATGGACACGATTGCCCAGCGAGTGAATGAACGCTACGAGCGCCACTGGCAGCAAATCATCGACTTTTTGAAACTGCATTATGTCGTGAGTCGACGCGAAGTGGATGACTACTGGCGCGATCACCGGGAGGCCGCATCCATTCCTGAAAGATTACAGCAGCAACTCGACCTATGGCGTTATCAAGCGCCAAGCAGTCACGATATTAGCTACAAAGAACCCTTATTTCCGGCGGCGAGTTTCCAATATGTGCTTTATGGTATGGGCTTTAATACTGCCCTACCGACTCATATCAAACCGTCGCAACAACAAGTTGCCCAAAGACTTTTTAGCGAGAATCAGCAAAAGATCCATGGATTGAGCCAAAGCCTTCCGAGCAATCGCGACCTATTAAACAAGGTCAGGCAATTTGGTTTCCCTAAGATTTAGCACAAATAACAAAAATAACTCGCGGCAGTGAGAACCAACAAAGGACAAAGGTAACCCTATGAGCCAACACGTATTACTTAACAGCGTAGATCATAAAGATATTAAAATTATCACTGAGCGTAGTGCTAAGTACGGCGATAATGTCTGGTTCAGTGTCACTTTTCCGGCGGAGTTTCGCAGCGTACAGGCGCATTATCCGATTTTTTTCCAAAAGGATCAGACCACAGGCCAGTTCTTTGCAGTGGCGCTTTATGGTTTTCAAAATAATGAGAATCTGTTTTTAAATAACGGCACTTGGCAGGCTTCTTATATCCCTCTCACCCTACGTCGTCAGCCGTTTCTTATTGGTCAACAAAGCGTGCACGAAGACGGTGTCGAGCTAAAACAAAGGGTCATACATATCGATATGGCGAGCCCAAAAGTCAGCACAACCGAAGGCGAAGCTTTGTTCCATCCCTATGGTGGGAATACACAATATCTGGATGACATTGGGGATATGTTAGAAGGTATCCACCACGGGCTTATCGACAGTAAGCACTTTATCGATTTGCTTATCGAACATAAGTTGCTGGAATCCTTTACCTTAGATATCAAGCTCGACAATGGCCACCAACATCAAATGATGGGTTTCTATACTATTAATGAAGAAACGCTAGCGGCCCTTTCGGCAGAAGTGCTCGCTCAATTACATGCTAAAAGTTATCTAGAGGCGATTTACATGACCTTGGCCTCACAGGCAAGAGTACGTGACTTGCTTAACCTTAAAAATGCGCAAGGTTAACTAGGTCGCAGCCATGAGTCTTGATGTGATTAAACCTAAAACTAATGTCGTCAAACACCTTGAAAACTGCTCAACAGAGGAGATGCTCGCGCTGATTAAAGATGCTGAGCAGCCTTTGGTATTTAAAGGACTTTGCGCAAACTGGCCTTTAGTGAAAGCAGGGCTTGAGTCCAGCGATAGCGCGATGAAGTATCTGGCCCAGTTTTATCAAGGCATGCCCGTCACCGCCTATTATTTAGCGCCAGAACATCGAGGCCGCGTATTTTATAACGACACTTTAGATGGGTTTAATTATCAGGCGGGTAAGTTAGATTTGCGGCAAATCTTCACGCAGCTCACTGCGCCGCAAGCCGCCAGTATTTATATGGGCTCAACCGATATTAATCAGTGCTTACCTGGACTTGGCGCCGATAATAGTTTTAATCTTGCGCCTTTGTCACCGCTCACCAATATCTGGCTTGGCAATCAAACTCGTATCGCTGCGCATTTCGACTTTCCCCACAACTTAGCCTGCAATGTCGTCGGTAGACGCACTTTTACCCTGTTTCCGCCGGAGCAAATCAGCAATCTGTATATTGGCCCAATGGAGTTTGCCCCGGGCGGCCAAGACATTAGCTTAGTCGATATGGATAATCCCGATTTTGACCGCTTTCCTAAATTTGCCAAGGCGATGGAAGCCGCGCAGGTCGCCGCACTGGAACCCGGTGATGTGTTATTCATCCCCAGTATGTGGTGGCACCATGTGCGCGGAATGGATGACTTTAATGTTCTCATTACCCATTGGTGGCGAGATACGCCCGGTTATCTTGGTCGCCCCAATAATGCGTTACTGCACGCGATGTTAAGTTTACGCTCCTTACCCAAGGCGCAGCGTCAGGCGTGGAAAGCCCTGTTCGATCACTATATTTTTGACCATGAAGATGGCGATCTAGAGCATATTCCTAGTGCAGCCCAAGGCATGCTGACCACCCCACTCGATGAAATCAACGCCCGAAAATTGCGGGCAGATTTAACCAATAAGCTCAAACGTTAGCCCAGTTGAGGATATAAACGATGACAACAGCCATAAAAAGAGTCGTGATTGCGGGTGGCGGAACAGCCGGATGGATGGCTGCTGCGGCGCTGACTAAGTTGATGGGCAAACACTTAGAAATGGTGCTGGTCGAATCCGATGAAATAGGTACGGTCGGTGTGGGCGAAGCGACGATCCCCACATTACATATTTTCCATCGATTACTCGGCCTCAAAGAACAAGAGGTCATGGCAGCGACAAATGCGACCTTTAAACTCGGGATCTCCTTTGAAAATTGGCAGGATATCAATAAAAACTACCTGCATTCCTTTGGTTTTTTAGGCAAAGATTGCTGGGCCTGTGGTTTTCA of the Shewanella baltica genome contains:
- a CDS encoding sugar MFS transporter is translated as MAIANETEASSVSEAATSVHQSGNFRFALVALTSLFFMWGFITCLNDILIPYLKNMFELNYAQAMLVQFCFFGAYFIVSIPAGALVGKIGYQKGIVTGLGIACLGCLLFYPSASFASYWMFLGAFFVLASGITILQVAANPYVSVLGPAKTASSRLTLTQAFNSFGTTVAPFFGSWLILSTSHQMTGEAAPDLVVSTAAQASTVQVPYLILAASLFVLAVIFILLKLPFLGKKLPASSAKVLGSAWQFPHLVLGSVGIFVYVGAEVAIGSFLISFLVQPDIGGYTHAEAAHYIAYYFGGAMVGRFIGAAVMQKIKAGKVLAFNAICACLLVALAMLSTGAMAMWALLLVGLCNSIMFPTIFSLALQDLEQHTSQGSGILCLAIVGGAIVPLFQGMLADHFGIQLAFILPLLCYGFIAYYGAKGCDAPRPRF
- a CDS encoding GH1 family beta-glucosidase, encoding MKISLPKNSILQSEAFTFGVATASFQIEGGVDSRQTCIWDTFCATPDKIRDASNGDVACNHLNLWQEDIALIASLGVDAYRFSIAWGRVLNQDGSINQQGVNFYIGILDELKRRNIKAFVTLYHWDLPQHIEDQGGWLNRDTAYLFKDYADKISQAFGDRVYSYATLNEPFCSSYLGYEAGIHAPGLMKKAYGRQSAHHLLLAHGLAMQVLQKNSPNSMNGIVLNFTPCYALTQSAADIQAAKQADDYFNQWYIKPIFDAAYPDLLTALAPEDRPEIHDGDLELISQPIDFLGVNFYTRAVYQADAEQGFVQVDLPGVPKTDIGWEIHPQAFTDLLVSLNQTYDLPPIFITENGAAMDDKCIDGRVDDFDRLSYYQHHLTAVDNAIVQGVNIQGYFAWSLMDNFEWAEGYLKRFGIVYVDYASQTRTIKASGQAYSDLIRSRAHLTNNNNK
- a CDS encoding glycoside-pentoside-hexuronide (GPH):cation symporter: MISIKEKIAYGLGDTASNIVFQTVMLFLTFFYTDIFGISPAFVGTMFLLVRLIDAVTDPLMGALADRTNTRWGKFRPYLLWFALPFGIISVLAFTTPDLSEDGKMIYAFVTYTALMMVYTAINIPYCALGGVLTADPKERVSVQSYRFVFAMLGGLLVSGLTLPLVEFLGKGDQAKGYQLTILAMSILGVAMFLACFWGTKERLHPPVDQNSSFKQDFTYLLQNDQWRVLSAAAVCLLSGMVLRTSLAIYYVKYFLNLPDMITLFITLGMVGNIFGCILAEPLAKRVCKVKAYIVLQILAATLCVLHFFVPKDQVVLAFTLYIVWGFTFNMATPLLWAKMADTVDYGQYKTGVRITGMIYSSVIFFIKLGVAIGGAAAGWLLASYGYQADAVQSETTLNGILISFTLYPAIGSILVAFIMRRYTLNNQKVDEIHLELNRAS
- a CDS encoding LacI family DNA-binding transcriptional regulator, with product MATIYDVSVLAGVSLATVSRVMNKNTNVSEKTKQKVLDAMAQLDYRPNAIAQSLASNCSNSVGVLVSQLDGPFYGPMMTEIEDALRDAGKHVIIAAGKSNESLEKDAVQFLLDRGCDALIIDVEAVSDDYLIDLCKRSTPIVLINRYVAAIRERCIYLDNELGGYLATQHMLSLGHEHIAYISGPLFKLDARQRLMGHKKALTESAIPYESELFYEGTFKESSGCDGMRHLLSLQRPFTAVICANDQMASGAISTCLEQGLNVPEDLSFMGYDNIPFPQYISPKLTSVSNPIHEMGKMAAFWVLKHVYNKTDVEIVSHFTPSLFVRDSAVKLEK
- a CDS encoding TonB-dependent receptor, translating into MELRTFRKTRLATSLSLVLGVGSIMPAYATDTDKKEENIEVIQVTGIRGSLVRSMDVKRGSEGIVDAINAEDIGKFPDSNLAESLQRISGVSIDRQNGEGSRVSVRGFGADQNLVLLNGRQMPVTTGSRSFDFANIASEAISAVEVEKTAKAENPTGGIGATINVLTHRPLSSPGMKATFGAKAVDDSSTDKGSTTPELSGLYSNTFADDKFGISISGSYQERESGNQQAQVGTGWRSFPGIVDQDYSGPNAEWGGVPKNDNQVNRPGDDDVYSVPQTTIYRFEEQQRKRTNGQLVLQYEPIDSLRATLDYTYMRNDIDTQTHDVSAWFNFVPSQENIWSDGPVSSPLVYSETYDAPADLSMAAGDFGTRDQSGSLGFNLAWEASDNLTLNLDYHNSYAERTPNNVNGSTSNLSTAAFIRTSAATDFSGDVPVLAVGGGNAVRPEDMRVTGSTFTNAVNRSEIEQLQMSGKYDLAEAGSIDFGIAMSDVNNHSQQVDIQRNDWGGVGAAGDLDAAWFPTSSVIDKFDGSKGNFAGYNGNASTDPLNTMFLWDFAAVRARAAELYATSIMGDCGNGFCPSTDYSKGTDRFTEEKSQSAYIQYNFASEIANMPYDVHFGLRYEKTDVESTSVVSSYDTATWIAESEIALTSSVDNNRVYQTQKGDYDYLLPSFNFNIEMLEDVFVRAAFSQTIGRPDYTSIQGGTTVGTLAYRNGGSGSAGNPSLLPLESTNYDLSTEWYYNDASYVSIGYFRKDVTNFISSNPENSDIYNIPDPAHGKYVDEAIAAGATTAIQQRQWIYDKYGATDPNVKINPDNGNIEITGNPGDPSLNFLITNPTNSDLSNVIDGWEFSIQHFFGESGFGIQANYTMVDAGDSYDNTNLGRPGDATQNVILGISDTANLVGIYENYGFSARIAYNWRDEFLNSTGQDTGSNPKYTEAYSQVDFNIGYDVEAVEGLTIFIEGLNITNEATRVHGRATEQVLNYTQTGARYSIGARYTF